CAACGACCTCCCCAACCATGGAGTAGCCGTTCTCCTGCGGGCTGCCGTCGAACGGGGAGTTGGCGTGCATGAACTTCCCCTCGGTGTCCACCGGAATGAAGCGGTAGACCCGCAGCTCCGTCCCGGTGCTGACCGAAGTCAGGTTCGCGCGGACCAGGAGGCCGTCTCTTGGGCATGCCGGGATGGGCGCCTCTTCAAAAACAGCCTTTCGCGGGCCGGTTATCAGGAGTCGTTTCATTGAGAAGGGCCCTCCGCAGTCTTTACTGGATGACCTTATCGAAAGCGAACGCCTTCACAGCCAGGAAAGCGAGCCGGGCGATCGCGTCCTGCGGGCCGGCCTTATCGTCGCTGCCGTATGCGAAAGCAGTGATTATCAACGGTCTGGAAGGTAGGTAAACGACGCCGGCATCCCCTTTGATCCGCCCGCTGGACCCGTGCTTGTGGGCGATGACTACATCTTCCGAGATATGTTTCGGGATCATGTTTCGGTTCTGGCAAGACTTGAGCATCTCCAGCATCCCGTCGGATGCGGACGCGCTCACCAGCTTGCGCTCATGAATGAGGCGCAGCAGCTTTGCCAGGTCACGGGGAGACGCCACGTTGTTCTTGATAGAGTCTGAGTAGGAGATTGCGTCGTAGTTCCGCACGCCGGCACGCTTGAAAGCCAGCGCCTTCTTGTCGTTCTCGTCGTTCGTGGGCAGGCCCGCCATGTTCACCATGGGATAGTGCCACTCGCCCATTGTCATGTTTACGCGGGTGTTCTCAATGCCCAGCCCTGCCAGGGTAGCGTTGACGTTCAAAAGACCTACCCGGTCCATCAATACATCGGTGGCCATGTCGTCGCTAACGTAAATCATGAGCCGACAAAGGTCGCCCACGCTGAGCTCAGGGCGGTCCTTTAGCATTCTCAGGTGGCCGGAGGCGAACGTCCACGAAATGTTGGGCCCAACGACAAGCCTGTCCTTCAGAGAGATCGTGCCCGCATCCACCTGCCGGTACAACTCTACCACACGGGAAGCTTGATTACACTTCCGGTCGGGAAGCGCTCATTTTCGGCGTGACCGTAGTGCTCACCGGTCGTGAGGTCCTCTATGTAGAAGCCAATACGCCCTCGGAAGCCGGTGGCGAGGGCTTTCATTTCCGCGCGAGTTTCAGGTGAAAGCATATTCGGGGACTCCAGACCTCTTAATGGCGTTCTATGAACGTCCGGTTTGGTCGCAATGATGGTTTG
The nucleotide sequence above comes from SAR202 cluster bacterium. Encoded proteins:
- a CDS encoding serine hydrolase, which produces MVELYRQVDAGTISLKDRLVVGPNISWTFASGHLRMLKDRPELSVGDLCRLMIYVSDDMATDVLMDRVGLLNVNATLAGLGIENTRVNMTMGEWHYPMVNMAGLPTNDENDKKALAFKRAGVRNYDAISYSDSIKNNVASPRDLAKLLRLIHERKLVSASASDGMLEMLKSCQNRNMIPKHISEDVVIAHKHGSSGRIKGDAGVVYLPSRPLIITAFAYGSDDKAGPQDAIARLAFLAVKAFAFDKVIQ